The segment AAAATTAACCCCCTAAAATCAAGAGTCTCATGGCAATATTTGCCCAAAAATAACCTTTTCTAAGTACGAAATGCAAAAGTCAGGCTAAGAAAGAGGCAGGGGGATTTTTGCCTTATGTGCAGGGCATTTCAGCCGTAATGATCATATTAATGGGTGTGAAGTTATTGATGTAAACAGAGCAAATTTCAGGAACCACAGATTACAAAGTCTGGTGAAACCTCAACCAAAAAGACTTACCACGAAGCACCTGACGCGGCCTTTGGCCGCAACCAAATTCGAAAAACGAATATCGAAATACGAAACAATTTTAAATGACAAAAAACTCAATGTTCCAAACTTTATGTAAGCCTTATCTAATCAAAGTCTTACAATTGTGCAATTGTAAAAACAAGTACAAAAAACAAGAAGTTGATGGATAGTAGTACAAAGTTTACGAAGGACACGAAGAAAAACATAATTTTATGGAATTTGAGAATGGTTTCTTCATAATGGATTTCCTTAATAAAAGTTAAAAGGTGCTTAAATTATATTAAGAATGCCATAATATTGAGCTATTCTCAACCCTTATTTTTCAGGACATTTCAGCAAGCAAGTACCTTCTATCCCTTGTGTTTCCTATCTCTAAGAGATTTTTTGTCTATTTGAACACAACATCTGTGTAAAAACATAGTTAGAAGTGCAAGACTTCCGTGCTCATTGGGACAAGAAATTTGAAAATCAATCTTGCGCTTAAATTACACTTAATGTATATTTTCATAAAATGGAGATTGAAAAAGTTATCGAGGCAATTCGAGCAAAGAAAATTCGAATCACAGATCATGCTGATGAAGAAGCGCAAGCTGACAAACTCAAATATGAAGAAGTATACTTCTCAGTTTTAAACGGAGAAATAATTGAAGATTACCCTGAAGACAAACCCTATCCCAGTTGTTTAATTTATGGCCAAACATTCGCCGGCGAACCAGTTCATTCGGTCTGGGCGTATAATCAAGAAACTGAATGGGCGGTACTAATCACAGTCTACAGACCAGATCCTCAACGTTGGATTGATTATAAAGTCAGAAAGAAAAAATAATGAAGCCTTTTAATAAATGCCCTATCTGTGGCAATGAACTTATCGAAAAAGATGTGGAGAAAATTCTTCGTGGCGGCAAGCATACCGCTATTGTAACTGTGCGCGCTGAAGTTTGCCAGCATTGCGGGGAACGTTTATATTCTGAGGAACAGGTCCGCCTTTTTGAACAAATTCGGACTAAGCTTGCTAAGGAGCAAACTCAAGAATACGAG is part of the Candidatus Jettenia sp. AMX2 genome and harbors:
- a CDS encoding DUF4258 domain-containing protein, translated to MEIEKVIEAIRAKKIRITDHADEEAQADKLKYEEVYFSVLNGEIIEDYPEDKPYPSCLIYGQTFAGEPVHSVWAYNQETEWAVLITVYRPDPQRWIDYKVRKKK
- a CDS encoding YgiT-type zinc finger protein; translated protein: MKPFNKCPICGNELIEKDVEKILRGGKHTAIVTVRAEVCQHCGERLYSEEQVRLFEQIRTKLAKEQTQEYELMGKSYYVPLD